In the Marinobacter sp. Arc7-DN-1 genome, CATCTGACCCCTTTTTCATCTGACCCCGTATTCGGAAAGTGCCAGCCTCAGTGAGTCTGCTGCTCTTCCTTCGCCTCACCCGCCGCTTCTTCCTGCTTGCGTTTCAGAGCCTGGGCGTAGATGGCATCAAAATTCACCGGCGCCAGCATCAGGGCCGGGAAGCTGCCCTTATTCACGATGCCGTCAATGGCTTCGCGGGCATAGGGGAACAAGATAGTCGGGCAGTAGGCACCGAGCATCTGACCCAGTTGCTGGCCTTCAATACCCTGAACCAGGAACACGCCACCCTGCTGGATCTCGACGATGTAGGCAACCTTCTCACCCACTTTGGCCGTCACGGTCAGCGAAAGCACAACTTCGTACTGGTTGTCGCTCACCTTGTTGTGGGACGTATTGAGGTCCAGGTTAACCTGTGGCTTCCACTGCTCCTGAAACACCACCGGAGAATTGGGTGATTCAAAAGACAGGTCCTTCACGTAAATACGCTGAAGGGCAAACTGGGGTTGGTTCTGGTTGTCACTGCCTGCTGCGGCTTGCTGATTCTCAGCCATGTTCAGTCCTTTCGTTCTCGGTCATGGGCCCGGGGCCCGTTGTTATGGAGTGTTGTGGAGTTTGCTGCCGGAACAGTTTACGTCGAGGCTACGCCGGCTTATGTGAAACAGTGCGGCAGATTGATCTTCAGATCAAGAGTGGCCTTATTTCTTCACCAGCGGAAGATTGCTGGCCTTCCAGTCAGAAACGC is a window encoding:
- the secB gene encoding protein-export chaperone SecB, which codes for MAENQQAAAGSDNQNQPQFALQRIYVKDLSFESPNSPVVFQEQWKPQVNLDLNTSHNKVSDNQYEVVLSLTVTAKVGEKVAYIVEIQQGGVFLVQGIEGQQLGQMLGAYCPTILFPYAREAIDGIVNKGSFPALMLAPVNFDAIYAQALKRKQEEAAGEAKEEQQTH